A window from Candidatus Deferrimicrobiaceae bacterium encodes these proteins:
- a CDS encoding FmdB family zinc ribbon protein, whose translation MPIYEYQCRKCHGVTEKIQGMQDPPLRKCPSCGGRLEKMMSPGAFVLKGTGFYATDYAHNPKGPACPAVGEDAAPACAGCPKAE comes from the coding sequence GTGCCGATTTACGAATACCAGTGCAGGAAGTGCCACGGAGTGACGGAAAAGATCCAGGGGATGCAGGACCCCCCCCTGCGGAAGTGCCCTTCCTGCGGGGGAAGGCTGGAAAAGATGATGTCGCCGGGAGCTTTTGTCCTCAAGGGGACCGGCTTTTACGCGACCGACTACGCGCACAACCCGAAGGGGCCGGCGTGCCCCGCGGTCGGGGAGGATGCTGCGCCGGCATGCGCCGGCTGTCCGAAGGCCGAATAG